One genomic region from Maridesulfovibrio ferrireducens encodes:
- a CDS encoding helix-turn-helix domain-containing protein, which produces MGELSAKEIGQRLKAFRLGSEYSAEDIAAKIGISRAALYRYEKGDPPKLETLESIAELLGVSLTSLMGVGVEYVPSAVSFFERMRQAESVSEHLFVMFGPVSYLLTTDEFDDVLAVVLKEGLSSAIPDLRQAATSVDEILTILKERKKAYHERKPSVVSLVSASELERFLRNGFIGRYDLPANVLKERKEIARREVENVLDMLEKQPIGVQIGVLRDSIPSTSFQIFRQPERSVLAVSPFRLGEFPNVRLGVAMITSAPEALVLHEKMVNELWDRSLKGLEAARFLRKLIQETGS; this is translated from the coding sequence ATGGGCGAATTGAGTGCCAAAGAAATTGGTCAGAGACTCAAGGCTTTCAGACTTGGAAGTGAGTATAGTGCGGAGGACATTGCAGCGAAAATCGGTATATCTCGCGCAGCCCTTTATCGCTATGAAAAAGGAGATCCTCCTAAGCTTGAAACCCTTGAAAGTATAGCTGAATTGCTTGGTGTTTCGCTAACTTCTTTAATGGGAGTCGGGGTTGAATATGTTCCGTCTGCTGTGAGTTTTTTTGAAAGAATGCGACAGGCAGAATCCGTATCGGAACACTTGTTTGTAATGTTCGGTCCTGTTTCATACTTATTGACTACCGATGAATTTGATGACGTTTTGGCTGTCGTTTTAAAAGAAGGTTTGTCATCGGCAATACCAGATTTACGGCAGGCGGCAACATCCGTTGATGAAATTTTAACAATTTTGAAAGAACGCAAAAAAGCTTACCATGAACGCAAACCAAGCGTGGTCAGTCTTGTTTCTGCATCGGAACTTGAAAGATTTTTGCGTAATGGTTTCATTGGTAGATATGATTTGCCCGCAAATGTGTTAAAAGAACGTAAAGAGATAGCGCGTAGAGAAGTCGAAAATGTTTTGGACATGCTGGAAAAACAGCCTATAGGTGTTCAAATTGGGGTATTGCGGGACTCTATACCCAGTACGAGTTTTCAGATTTTCAGACAGCCGGAACGTTCTGTGCTTGCAGTAAGTCCTTTCAGGCTTGGTGAGTTCCCTAACGTCCGTCTTGGTGTTGCAATGATAACGTCGGCACCGGAAGCGCTGGTTCTTCATGAAAAAATGGTAAACGAGCTTTGGGATAGATCTCTTAAAGGACTTGAGGCAGCCCGTTTTTTAAGGAAACTTATTCAGGAAACCGGCTCATAG
- a CDS encoding phenylpyruvate tautomerase MIF-related protein, which translates to MPFVRVETNMKIESAEADAFVAKLSEFTSIALGKPEVYVTVMLHQNVNMLLSGSNEPAAFVTLGSISLQSDKCSELSEKFCGFIYKEFLIPGSRVVIEFRDLERSMFGWDGRTF; encoded by the coding sequence ATGCCTTTTGTAAGAGTTGAAACTAATATGAAAATTGAATCTGCCGAAGCTGATGCGTTTGTTGCGAAGCTTTCAGAATTCACATCAATCGCATTAGGTAAGCCTGAAGTGTATGTTACTGTCATGCTGCATCAAAATGTCAATATGTTGTTATCTGGAAGCAATGAGCCTGCCGCGTTTGTGACTTTGGGCAGTATCTCTTTGCAGTCTGATAAGTGTTCAGAATTATCAGAAAAATTTTGCGGATTTATTTATAAAGAATTTTTGATACCCGGAAGCAGGGTCGTTATTGAATTTCGTGATCTTGAACGTTCCATGTTCGGTTGGGACGGGCGGACTTTTTAA
- a CDS encoding peptidase U32 family protein gives MTKHKPEILAPAGDKSSFLAAIAAGADAVYAGLKHFSARMEADNFSTSELAALAQLGRENGVKTYIPMNTLVKPDDIDSAARLLDRVAQTIKPDGIIVQDLAMVNIARQIGYEGEIHLSTLANVSHPAALKVAAEMGVTRVVVPRELNLEEIKQMAEACPESITLEMFVHGALCYSVSGRCYWSSYFGGKSSLRGRCVQPCRRLYGGSSRKDQPKRLFSCLDLSLDVLTKPMLSVPEVSSWKIEGRKKGPHYVYYTVTGYRMLRDHPNDAKVRKTAVELLELALSRPSSHSNFLPQRPFVPLDPNNETGSGFLIGITKQEKNGKPYFECRQELLSGDFLRIGYQDQPGHQTLKIRRSVPKRGKVSIPIQGKARLKSGTRVFLIDRREEGLVNSLKKLETALSKIKVPEKTSSSVQVDLPHPFNPTERVKVLSLQRNPPRGKNKFGTGIWLSANALDRTPKPLVSKIWWHLPPVIWPNEESEIKQLVAYCLGHGATEFVLGSPWQKGLFPDDENLHFHAGPFCNVSNPLALMELYEMGFSSAFVSPELSKADFLALPAHSPLPLGIVTKGLWPLGISRIIAEETELMSPIYSQKKEICWVRKYNQNYWVYPGWELDLGVVTKKLESAGYSMFLTITESWPKAVPTPTRTSTFNWDLSLL, from the coding sequence ATGACAAAACATAAACCAGAAATTCTTGCCCCGGCGGGCGATAAATCATCTTTCCTTGCTGCAATCGCAGCCGGAGCAGATGCAGTATACGCCGGACTTAAACATTTTTCCGCTCGTATGGAAGCTGATAACTTCTCTACCAGCGAACTAGCTGCACTTGCGCAGCTTGGACGGGAAAATGGCGTTAAGACCTATATCCCCATGAACACCTTGGTTAAACCGGATGATATCGACTCCGCGGCCAGATTGCTGGACCGAGTGGCCCAGACGATTAAACCGGACGGTATCATTGTTCAAGACCTGGCAATGGTTAACATTGCCAGACAAATTGGTTACGAAGGTGAAATCCACCTCTCTACCCTTGCCAATGTAAGCCACCCTGCCGCACTAAAAGTTGCCGCTGAAATGGGTGTCACTCGCGTGGTTGTCCCAAGAGAGCTTAACTTAGAAGAAATCAAACAGATGGCTGAAGCCTGCCCTGAATCAATCACCCTTGAGATGTTTGTTCACGGCGCCCTTTGCTACAGCGTATCAGGCCGTTGCTACTGGAGTTCCTACTTCGGCGGAAAAAGCAGCCTCCGTGGACGTTGTGTGCAACCCTGTCGCAGACTTTACGGCGGCTCTTCCCGTAAAGATCAGCCAAAACGTCTATTTTCCTGTCTCGACTTAAGTCTCGACGTGCTGACCAAACCTATGCTTTCAGTTCCAGAAGTATCTTCATGGAAAATTGAAGGCCGTAAAAAAGGTCCGCATTACGTTTACTATACTGTCACAGGTTACCGCATGCTGCGCGATCATCCTAATGATGCCAAAGTCCGTAAGACAGCAGTTGAATTACTTGAACTGGCTCTCAGCAGACCGTCATCCCATTCAAACTTTCTGCCGCAGCGTCCATTTGTTCCGCTTGATCCGAATAATGAAACCGGTTCCGGTTTTCTCATCGGGATTACCAAGCAGGAGAAAAACGGAAAACCTTACTTCGAATGCCGTCAGGAACTTCTGAGCGGTGACTTCCTCCGCATTGGCTATCAGGATCAGCCCGGACATCAAACCTTGAAAATCAGAAGATCTGTCCCTAAACGCGGCAAAGTATCTATTCCGATTCAAGGCAAGGCCCGCCTGAAATCAGGTACCAGAGTATTCCTGATCGACCGTCGCGAAGAAGGTCTGGTCAATTCTCTTAAGAAGCTGGAAACAGCTCTCTCAAAGATTAAAGTTCCAGAAAAAACTTCAAGCTCCGTTCAAGTGGATCTTCCGCATCCTTTCAACCCGACTGAGCGTGTTAAAGTTCTTAGTCTTCAAAGGAACCCTCCGCGCGGAAAAAACAAGTTCGGAACAGGTATCTGGCTTTCCGCCAATGCACTGGACCGTACTCCAAAACCGCTTGTGTCAAAGATCTGGTGGCATCTTCCTCCGGTCATATGGCCGAACGAAGAATCTGAAATAAAACAGCTTGTCGCTTACTGCCTCGGGCATGGAGCAACAGAATTTGTTCTTGGTTCTCCTTGGCAGAAAGGACTTTTCCCTGACGACGAAAATTTACATTTTCACGCAGGGCCATTCTGCAATGTATCCAATCCGCTTGCGCTGATGGAACTTTATGAAATGGGCTTCTCCTCAGCATTCGTCAGCCCTGAACTTTCAAAGGCGGATTTCCTTGCCCTTCCGGCTCACAGCCCGCTTCCTTTGGGAATTGTAACCAAAGGCCTTTGGCCGCTGGGAATTTCAAGGATCATTGCCGAAGAAACTGAACTTATGAGCCCTATCTACAGCCAGAAAAAAGAAATCTGCTGGGTCAGAAAATACAACCAGAACTACTGGGTTTATCCCGGCTGGGAACTCGATTTAGGAGTTGTAACCAAGAAACTTGAAAGTGCCGGATATTCAATGTTTCTGACAATCACCGAATCATGGCCTAAAGCCGTCCCAACCCCTACCAGAACCAGTACGTTCAACTGGGATCTGTCCTTGCTCTAA
- a CDS encoding dihydroorotate dehydrogenase yields MSANNCRAVKVIDVTPLGHSSPGEEIVELKLEYPGWESGWRVGQFVMIRPVSWPLDLVWGRPFSISNADDTTLTILFQVIGRGTKRLAQLTKGEQVNVWGPLGTFFSKPKDRPVLMLAGGMGIAPFCGYVDSHDQPENLKLFFAHRPPLENYPYKALSEKVEVEDIRENKPEDIHSIIARVEALVKEYADKKGLVTACGPTPFLRTVRNAAIKYGVEAELSLENRMACGVGACLGCVTKDSNGHHTQVCTTGPVFKATDISLEG; encoded by the coding sequence ATGAGTGCAAACAATTGCAGGGCAGTTAAAGTCATTGACGTTACGCCCCTCGGACACTCCTCACCGGGTGAGGAAATCGTCGAACTCAAGCTCGAATATCCGGGCTGGGAATCTGGCTGGCGCGTTGGCCAGTTTGTTATGATCAGGCCCGTATCGTGGCCGCTTGACCTAGTATGGGGACGTCCTTTTTCCATCAGTAACGCAGACGACACCACTCTGACTATTCTTTTTCAAGTTATAGGACGTGGCACAAAACGTCTTGCGCAACTAACCAAAGGCGAGCAGGTTAATGTATGGGGTCCGCTTGGAACCTTTTTCAGCAAACCTAAAGACCGTCCAGTACTAATGCTCGCTGGAGGGATGGGCATAGCGCCCTTTTGCGGTTATGTCGACTCCCATGATCAGCCTGAAAATTTAAAGCTCTTTTTTGCGCATCGCCCTCCGTTGGAAAATTATCCCTATAAGGCCCTGTCTGAAAAGGTAGAAGTTGAAGATATCCGCGAAAATAAACCGGAAGATATTCACTCTATTATTGCACGAGTTGAAGCGCTTGTTAAGGAATATGCTGATAAAAAAGGATTGGTAACCGCCTGCGGACCGACTCCTTTTCTGCGTACTGTCCGCAACGCCGCCATTAAATACGGAGTTGAAGCGGAACTTTCGCTTGAAAATCGTATGGCCTGCGGAGTTGGTGCATGCCTCGGTTGTGTAACGAAAGACAGCAACGGGCATCATACGCAGGTATGTACAACCGGCCCGGTTTTTAAAGCTACTGATATCAGTCTGGAGGGTTAG
- a CDS encoding dihydroorotate dehydrogenase encodes MDMSVDFAGLKLKNPILTASGTFGFGLEFKRFGDLESLGGIVVKGLSLKPREGNPMPRIAETPCGMLNAIGIQNPGVEAFIKNKLPKLPWKTLPVLVNLYATDATEFGELAAVLSAEEGVAALEVNVSCPNVKEGGIAFGQDPRQITKVAEAVKKNAGNKPVIIKLSPNVTDIATCARAAEDGGADGISLINTLSGMAVDIERRVPRLTNVIGGLSGPAVKPVALRCVFQAVNAVKIPVIGLGGIASAEDAAEFLLVGATAVQIGTANFLSPDMAFRIAEELPKVLERVNAKSLDEFRGSLKLPK; translated from the coding sequence ATGGATATGTCAGTTGATTTTGCCGGACTGAAGTTAAAAAATCCCATACTCACAGCGTCAGGCACATTCGGTTTCGGATTGGAATTTAAAAGATTCGGAGATCTCGAAAGCCTTGGCGGTATCGTTGTAAAAGGGCTTTCATTGAAACCCAGAGAAGGCAATCCCATGCCGAGAATAGCTGAAACTCCGTGCGGCATGCTCAATGCCATCGGAATTCAGAATCCCGGTGTTGAAGCTTTCATCAAAAATAAATTACCCAAGCTGCCGTGGAAAACTCTACCTGTGCTTGTGAATCTTTATGCCACTGATGCTACTGAATTCGGCGAGCTGGCAGCTGTGCTTTCAGCAGAAGAGGGCGTTGCCGCGCTTGAAGTGAATGTGTCATGTCCTAACGTAAAAGAGGGTGGTATCGCCTTTGGTCAGGACCCGCGTCAGATCACAAAAGTTGCCGAGGCTGTTAAGAAGAATGCAGGCAATAAGCCTGTAATCATCAAGCTGTCACCAAATGTAACGGATATCGCCACCTGTGCCCGCGCTGCCGAAGATGGCGGAGCGGACGGAATCTCACTCATCAATACTCTGTCAGGAATGGCGGTGGATATTGAAAGACGTGTGCCACGCTTAACTAACGTTATAGGCGGTCTTTCCGGTCCTGCGGTTAAGCCCGTAGCATTGAGATGTGTGTTTCAGGCCGTAAATGCGGTTAAGATCCCCGTAATTGGTCTGGGCGGCATAGCCTCAGCAGAAGACGCCGCAGAGTTCTTGTTGGTGGGCGCTACGGCTGTACAGATAGGTACTGCTAATTTCTTAAGCCCTGATATGGCTTTTAGAATCGCAGAAGAACTTCCGAAAGTGCTCGAAAGAGTGAATGCGAAATCTCTGGATGAGTTCCGTGGAAGCTTAAAATTGCCTAAATAA
- a CDS encoding type II toxin-antitoxin system BrnA family antitoxin, with the protein MKAKEFDEAFESDQDITEQLDLSKATRPNKDIKRVNVDFPAWMIIALDREATRLGVNRQAVIKTWIANRIDSQHPADH; encoded by the coding sequence ATGAAAGCTAAAGAATTTGATGAAGCTTTTGAATCAGATCAAGACATAACTGAACAACTGGACTTATCCAAAGCCACCAGACCGAATAAAGACATTAAACGGGTAAACGTAGATTTTCCCGCATGGATGATAATAGCTTTGGATCGTGAAGCAACACGATTGGGAGTCAACCGACAGGCTGTAATCAAAACATGGATTGCTAACCGCATTGACTCACAACACCCAGCAGATCATTAA
- a CDS encoding BrnT family toxin: protein MQFEYDNNKSVSNLEKHGIDFKQAQALWNDPNLLEIPARTQDEPRIFFIGIINGKHWSAVTTPRNGVIRIISVRRSRKKEVELYES from the coding sequence ATGCAGTTTGAATACGACAACAACAAAAGTGTATCCAATTTAGAAAAACACGGGATTGACTTCAAACAAGCGCAAGCCCTTTGGAATGATCCAAACTTGCTGGAAATTCCGGCACGTACTCAAGACGAACCCCGTATTTTTTTTATTGGAATCATAAACGGCAAACACTGGTCAGCCGTAACAACTCCACGCAATGGAGTTATCCGCATTATATCAGTGCGCCGTTCCAGAAAGAAGGAGGTGGAACTTTATGAAAGCTAA
- a CDS encoding PIN domain-containing protein — translation MPEVVVPFAAISIDNDILKKHDYNFLRGILKQLEQFAGNKDVEIIQTDIVHKESVKHLAEKINGARSSLDKSIKDVAKYLQLDSKAVDSAFVFLSDPDSDELVAEKQLAEFYNRIGAEVLESDSDTIDVKQLVDMYFSHEMPFEKTGKKKEEFPDAISLLRLEWWAEELGVHVIAVSRDGGWLKYGEGSKRLTVVDDLAYAMSLMHEEGISKTIEKAINAVLSKNDNFSKEIDSAIESCLDGADIAIEFESSLYVDYFDTSVNISSHVLQHKGEDIAVSVVRVENDSVIVRVRAFVECEVKCGFDFYVYDSFDKEDIKLTTNYKSTTEKFKTDVLLSFSCDLAADLDTFELEDIEVESCLQSAHFGDVEVEFEQEPEDEEEYEIASLLSEF, via the coding sequence ATGCCTGAAGTTGTTGTGCCTTTTGCTGCTATTAGTATTGATAATGATATTTTGAAGAAGCATGATTATAATTTTTTGAGAGGAATTTTAAAACAATTAGAGCAGTTTGCAGGTAATAAAGATGTTGAAATTATTCAAACTGATATTGTCCACAAAGAATCTGTGAAACATCTTGCGGAAAAAATTAACGGGGCGCGTAGTTCATTAGATAAATCAATTAAAGATGTTGCTAAGTATCTTCAGTTAGACAGTAAGGCGGTTGATTCTGCTTTTGTTTTTCTTTCAGATCCTGACTCTGATGAGCTTGTAGCTGAAAAGCAATTGGCTGAGTTTTACAATCGTATTGGAGCTGAGGTTTTAGAATCTGACAGTGATACAATTGATGTAAAGCAACTTGTTGATATGTATTTTTCTCATGAAATGCCGTTCGAGAAAACAGGTAAAAAGAAAGAAGAATTTCCTGATGCAATATCATTACTTCGGTTAGAATGGTGGGCTGAAGAGCTGGGAGTTCACGTTATTGCTGTTAGCCGCGATGGTGGGTGGTTAAAGTATGGAGAAGGTTCGAAACGGCTAACCGTTGTTGATGATTTGGCTTATGCAATGTCATTAATGCATGAAGAAGGCATTTCAAAAACAATAGAAAAAGCCATTAATGCTGTGCTAAGTAAGAATGATAATTTTTCAAAAGAAATAGATAGTGCGATTGAATCATGTTTAGATGGAGCTGACATTGCGATTGAATTTGAGTCATCGTTATATGTTGATTATTTTGATACAAGTGTAAATATTTCGAGTCATGTTCTACAGCATAAAGGGGAAGATATTGCTGTTAGTGTTGTACGGGTTGAAAATGATTCCGTTATCGTCAGAGTTCGTGCCTTCGTTGAGTGTGAAGTTAAGTGTGGGTTTGATTTTTATGTCTATGATTCATTTGATAAAGAAGATATCAAGCTTACAACTAATTATAAGAGTACTACTGAAAAATTCAAAACAGATGTATTGTTGTCATTTAGCTGTGACTTAGCAGCTGATTTAGATACGTTCGAGTTAGAGGATATTGAGGTTGAGAGTTGCCTACAATCAGCTCATTTTGGTGATGTTGAGGTTGAATTTGAACAAGAACCTGAAGACGAAGAAGAATATGAAATTGCTTCTTTACTATCTGAATTTTAG
- a CDS encoding type 1 glutamine amidotransferase domain-containing protein, with the protein MKMKGMRVLMFVENVFEDMELLYPYYRLIEEGAEVVVAGPESGTVYTGKNGYPFRSTAAIADQQEDDFDLLVIAGGFAPDKLRRDAKVLELTRKIHEAGKIVAHICHGGWIPISAGIMKGFTCTSTPGIKDDLINAGATWVDKEVVVDRNQISSRKPDDLPAFCRAIVDSVTK; encoded by the coding sequence ATGAAAATGAAAGGTATGCGTGTCTTGATGTTTGTGGAGAATGTTTTTGAGGATATGGAACTTTTGTATCCTTACTATCGTTTGATTGAGGAAGGTGCAGAGGTTGTGGTAGCCGGACCTGAATCCGGAACCGTTTATACTGGTAAAAACGGTTATCCTTTTCGCTCCACAGCCGCTATTGCGGACCAGCAGGAGGATGATTTTGATTTGCTTGTAATTGCGGGCGGTTTTGCTCCGGATAAACTTAGACGTGATGCTAAAGTTCTAGAGCTTACCCGTAAGATACATGAAGCCGGGAAAATTGTTGCGCATATCTGCCATGGCGGATGGATTCCGATTTCAGCAGGAATTATGAAAGGTTTCACCTGTACCTCAACTCCCGGAATAAAAGATGATCTCATAAATGCCGGAGCCACTTGGGTTGATAAAGAAGTCGTTGTGGACCGGAATCAAATTTCTTCCCGCAAGCCGGATGACCTGCCAGCTTTTTGTCGTGCCATTGTGGACTCGGTAACAAAATAA
- a CDS encoding ABC transporter substrate-binding protein yields MKFLKIWLVTAILIIASPFAHISAAETFRVMLQVESFPPYSFEKGDSRSGIIEDLFTAFAKETGDTFEYVRVPFRRALYQFETGKIDLEPMCNPIWRQSSSLRGIYSIPFAVSEEIVLFNADKYIPINSPEDLLGKTVGVISGYHYPVYGPYFVDGRINSYPLYNENKLIQLLLAGRLDQALMNKDFAQYEIKLQNLKDRLIISEPCNVLDMMIRFHPSKKDAVPRFNKAIQKLLNDGTIEQIYDRYR; encoded by the coding sequence ATGAAATTTTTAAAGATCTGGCTTGTCACTGCAATTTTAATAATTGCTTCTCCTTTTGCGCACATCAGTGCTGCGGAGACTTTTCGTGTCATGCTTCAGGTCGAATCTTTTCCTCCGTATTCTTTCGAAAAAGGCGATTCAAGATCTGGAATTATTGAAGATTTATTCACAGCTTTTGCTAAAGAGACTGGAGATACCTTCGAATATGTCCGTGTTCCCTTTCGGCGCGCGCTTTATCAATTTGAAACAGGTAAAATCGATTTAGAACCGATGTGTAATCCGATTTGGCGGCAGTCATCATCATTACGCGGTATATACAGCATTCCTTTTGCCGTCTCCGAAGAGATTGTTTTGTTTAATGCAGATAAATACATTCCGATCAATTCTCCCGAAGACCTATTAGGGAAGACCGTAGGAGTTATTTCGGGGTATCATTACCCGGTATACGGTCCGTATTTCGTTGATGGGCGCATAAATTCTTATCCTCTTTACAATGAAAATAAACTTATTCAGTTATTGCTTGCCGGACGTTTAGATCAGGCTCTTATGAATAAGGATTTTGCTCAGTATGAAATAAAATTACAGAATCTTAAGGATCGACTTATCATAAGTGAACCTTGCAATGTTTTGGATATGATGATTCGTTTCCACCCTAGTAAAAAGGACGCTGTTCCTCGATTTAACAAGGCGATTCAAAAACTCTTGAACGACGGTACAATTGAACAAATTTATGATCGTTATCGCTAG